A genomic window from Chrysoperla carnea chromosome 3, inChrCarn1.1, whole genome shotgun sequence includes:
- the LOC123294998 gene encoding trehalase-like, whose amino-acid sequence MANFHSVFRTTLLLLTTKLNNVQFHSYRLYGTYKNWSQKFHAVLNSPQYNVYCIGELLHVIQMKHLYPDSKRFVDKKLRVPPQQVLNNFALLKRIKPHLPESSLSKFLLKNFEDEHSLQQYTPTDWAPYPELLTKIKDRKLRKFALELHALWNVLSRRIYEDCMINADKYSLLYVPKPFVIPGGRFREYYYWDSYWIIRGLLICDMYESAKHMIENYLYLVEKYGLIPNGGRLYYVDRSQPPLLAKMFDTYMDFTNDEPFLNEALPKIEEEFNFWDNTRSVSVQKDSKIHMMYHYDSFQFTPRPESYREDFRCSLALPKDARPLFYNEVRAAAESGIDFSSRWWVPDWELRPDFTNIRATHIIPVDLNSILENNARILAKSFERIGNDKKAKLYKAKADQIKTAIDQVLWNDDVGIWCDYDYINQVSRTRFYPSNLTPLWTQSYPFENQKYIEKAVKYLKNKDIINIYVGGVPSSLKRTGEQWDLPNAWAPHQDIVIKGLSYSNNDEAQKLAQLLAERWVRHNYILYKESRSMFEKYSAMAPGMGEGGEYEIQTGFGWTNGVIIDLITSFNIRLDVEQYI is encoded by the exons TTATAGACTATATGGAACTTATAAAAACTGGTCCCAAAAATTTCATGCGGTCTTGAATTCACCGcaatataatgtatattgtaTTGGTGAACTACTTCATGTGATTCAAATGAAACATTTGTACCCAGACTCTAAAagatttgttgataaaaaattacgTGTTCCACCACAACAAGtactaaataattttgcattattAAAACGTATTAAACCACATTTACCCGAATCGtctttatcgaaatttttactgaaaaattttgaagatgaaCACAGTTTACAACAGTATACGCCAACCGATTGGGCACCATATCCAGAATTGTTGACGAAAATTAAAGATCGAAAATTACGTAAATTTGCATTAGAATTGCATGCATTATGGAATGTATTAAGTCGACGTATTTATGAGGATTGTATGATCAATGCAGATAAATATAGTTTATTGTACGTTCCAAAACCATTTGTTATACCTGGTGGACGATTTCGTGAATATTATTACTGGGATTCATATTGGATCATTCGTGGACTCTTAATCTGTGATATGTATGAAAGTGCCAAACatatgattgaaaattatttgtacttagttgaAAAATATG GTCTGATACCAAATGGTGGACGCTTATATTATGTAGACCGATCTCAACCCCCATTACTAGCAAAAATGTTTGATACTTACATGGACTTCACAAACGATGAACCATTTTTAAATGAAGCTCTACCGAAAATTGaagaagaatttaatttttgggaTAATACTCGAAGTGTAAGCGTACAAAAAGATTCGAAAATACATATGATGTATCATTacgattcatttcaatttacACCACGACCAGAATCATATCGTGAAGATTTTCGGTGTTCATTAGCGTTGCCAAAAGATGCACGGCCGTTATTCTATAATGAAGTTCGTGCAGCTGCTGAATCTGGTATTGATTTTAGTTCTCGATGGTGGGTACCTGACTGGGAACTACGACCAGATTTTACAAATATACGTGCTACCCATATCATTCCCGTTGATTTGAATTCAATTCTGGAAAATAATGCACGTATTTTGGCAAAATCATTTGAAAGAATTGGTAATGATAAAAAAGCGAAATTATACAAAGCAAAAGCTGATCAAATTAAAACTGCAATCGATCAAGTTTTGTGGAATGATGATGTTGGCATTTGGTGTGATTATGACTATATTAATCAG GTTTCACGAACGAGATTTTATCCATCAAATTTGACACCATTATGGACACAAAGTTAtccatttgaaaatcaaaagtaTATAGAGAAGGcagtgaaatatttaaaaaataaggatataattaacatttatgtGGGCGGTGTACCATCCAGTTTAAAGCGAACAGGAGAACAATGGGACTTACCAAATGCATGGGCACCACATCAAGATATCGTTATTAAAGGTTTATCCTATTCAAATAATGACGAAGCACAAAAATTGGCTCAATTGTTAGCTGAACGTTGGGTACgccataattatattttatataaagaaagtCGTTCCATGTTTGAAAAGTATAGTGCGATGGCTCCTGGAATGGGTGAAGGTGGTGAATATGAAATACAAACAGGATTTGGATGGACAAATGGTGTTATCATTGATCTTATAACCTCGTTTAATATTCGTTTAGATGTAGAACAATATATTTAA